The genomic interval GGCGTCGTCGAGCACCTCAGCGGTGACGCGCTCGACGAGCGAGACGACCGTCTCGTCGGGCAGCTTGCCGAACGGTGTGTGCGCGACACCGATGATGCCGACGTCGAGCAGCGGGGGAGCGGTCATGGGGTGCCTCCTTTGGCGCCGGTCCTCCACCCGGAGCCTAAAGCCTGTCGAACAACCTCGGTGAGGTGTACGGCAGCGTCCTTCTCGGACGTCCTTATGCCGCGGTGGCGGTGAGGGTTCCCACGTCATCCCGGCTGGTTTCGTCTGCGCGTGCGCGCGGGCCAGAGCCGTCTGGTCGGTGGGCGTTGGTGACCTGGCCTCGTGCTTCGGGGTCCAGGACCTGGGTGGTGTGGTGCTGTTCGCCCCAGGTGGCGAGGTTGATCGCGGCGTTGCGGTCGCGATCGATCGTCAGCCCGCAGTCCTCGTTCTCACAGGTGAAGACGCGGTCGCCGAGGGTGAGCGTGGTCTTCACATCACCGCAGGCCGAGCAGGTCTTCGACGAGGGGAACCACCGGTCCGCTGTGACGACTTGCCCGCCGCGCCAGGCCATCTTGTAGCGCAGTTGGCGGGCGAGCTCACCCCAGGCCGCATCGGAGATCGCTGCGGCGAGCCGGTGGTTGGCGAGCATGCCGGTGATGTTGAGGTCTTCGATGACGAGCCGGTCGTGGGTCTGGACCAACGAGTTCGAGACCTGGTGCAGGAAGTGGTGACGGCGGGCACGGACCCGCTCGTGGTGACGGGCGAGGCGGCGCACGGCGGCACGCCGGCTGGCGGAGCCCTTGACCTTGCGAGACACCGACTTCTGGAGTCGCCGGGTGACCGGTTGCGCGGTAAGCAACGCTTTGGGTGCCGTGGCCACACGCAGCACCTCGCTGCCATCGCGGGTAGCGGCGACGACGGGTGCGTGCAGCCCGCGGTCCACACCGGCCCACCCAGCGTGATCGGCGTCGTCACGGGCGGGGTGCTGGGCGGCGGGGTGCAGGTCGGCGGCTTCGACGTTCAAGCTGATGCGCCACCGGCCGCCACGCCGCGAGACGGTTGCGAACAAGATCCGTGCCCGGCCCTTGGCGAGCATGCGCCGCAGGCGGCGGGTGTCGTCGTGGACCTTGATGGCGCCGATCCCGGGCAGCGTGACCGAGCGGGGACCGGCCTCGCCGAGACGGATCGTGGTCCGCTGGCCGGTCCTCGTCTTGGAGGTCTTGTTGCGCAGGCGGAATGAGCCGCGCTCGTAGTTCTTCTTCTTGAACCGTGGGTGCCCGACCGGCCGGCCGGCGCGCTTGCCGCGCCGGGAGCTGGTCCACGCCCCCAGTGCTTTGCCGAGGTCGACGACGGCTTCCTCGAAGACCTGCGCGGATACCTCCGAGCGCCACGCAAGACCTGTGACCTCCAGATCAGCAGTCCCGTCGGCGGCGACGACGAAGCGGCGGCCGGCGTCCTCGGTCTTCTTCCACGCGTTGAACGCGTTGATGAGGTCGAACCCCGTCCACGGGACCAACACCGCGTCGGGGTCGTCGCCGGTGAGCACCTCGGTGGCGTTCTTGGATGCCTGGCGGGCGTTCAGGTGCAGTCGCAGGCCCTGGTTGAACGCGAACCGTGCGGCGCCCTCGTGCCGGGCCAGGGCACGCGCCTGCT from Xylanimonas allomyrinae carries:
- a CDS encoding RNA-guided endonuclease TnpB family protein, whose amino-acid sequence is MADPTAKQARALARHEGAARFAFNQGLRLHLNARQASKNATEVLTGDDPDAVLVPWTGFDLINAFNAWKKTEDAGRRFVVAADGTADLEVTGLAWRSEVSAQVFEEAVVDLGKALGAWTSSRRGKRAGRPVGHPRFKKKNYERGSFRLRNKTSKTRTGQRTTIRLGEAGPRSVTLPGIGAIKVHDDTRRLRRMLAKGRARILFATVSRRGGRWRISLNVEAADLHPAAQHPARDDADHAGWAGVDRGLHAPVVAATRDGSEVLRVATAPKALLTAQPVTRRLQKSVSRKVKGSASRRAAVRRLARHHERVRARRHHFLHQVSNSLVQTHDRLVIEDLNITGMLANHRLAAAISDAAWGELARQLRYKMAWRGGQVVTADRWFPSSKTCSACGDVKTTLTLGDRVFTCENEDCGLTIDRDRNAAINLATWGEQHHTTQVLDPEARGQVTNAHRPDGSGPRARADETSRDDVGTLTATAA